TGCGGCTGTTCGCCAACAAGGGCTTTGCCGACACCAGCACCGCCGAGCTGGCCAAGGCCACGGGCGTGGCCGAGAGCACCATCTTCTACCACTTCGGCAGCAAGGAGGACCTGCTGCTGGAAGTGTTGCGCGGAGTGCGCCGCGACGTGGTCCGCCATTTCGAGGAGCACGAGGGCGAGCAGGGCTACGCCAGCGGCCTGGAGAAGGTCGAGGGACTGCTCGGGTTCTATCTCTACCTCTCCGGGGTCATGGAGGACGCATTCCTGCTGCTGCACCGCCACTACCCCTACATGCTGGCCCGCGAGAACGCGGTCTGCCGCGAGCAGCTCGAGGCCATCTACAACTGCTTCATCGAGTTCTTCGAGCGGGCCGTGGCCCAGGGCCGGGTCGACGGGTCCGTGGCCGAGGTCCGCGAGCGCAAGGTGGCCATGGTCCTGTTCACCATGGTCGATGGCCTGGCGCGCTTCAAGACGTACAACCTCTACGACGCGGGCGCGCTGTTCGACGAGATGATCGCCGCGGCGCGCAAGATCCTGACCTCATCTCCTTCAGCAAGGACGGACGTGTGATGCTCACCAGAATCTTTCCCTTCCTCGCCTGGTTCCGGGGGTACGGGGCCGAGAAATTCAAGCTCGACACCGTGGCGGGCGTCACCGTGGCCCTGGTGCTCATTCCCCAGAGCATGGCCTATGCCCAGCTGGCGGGCCTGCCGCCCTACTACGGGCTGTACGCCTCCTTCCTGCCGCCCATGCTGGCCTCGCTGTTCGGCTCCAGCCGCCAGCTGGCCACCGGCCCGGTGGCCGTGGTCTCGCTGATGACCGCCGCCAGCCTGGAGCCCCTGGCCACGGCGGGCAGCGAGGGTTACATCGCCTATGCCGTGCTGCTGGCGCTTTTGGTGGGCGTGTTCCAGCTCTCCCTGGGTGTGCTGCGCCTGGGGCTGGTGGTCAACTTCCTGTCCCACCCGGTGGTCAACGGCTTTACCAACGCCGCAGCCATCATCATCGCCACGAGCCAGCTCTCCAAGATGTTCGGCGTGTCGGTGGACAGCGCCGAGCACCACTACGAGACCATCGTCCGCGTGGTGCAGGCCGCCGTGCACTACACCCACTGGCCGACCCTGGCCCTGGGGGCCCTGGCCTTCGCCATCATGTTCTTCCTGCGCCGCCTGAACCCCCGGATTCCCAACGTGCTGGTGGCCGTGGCCGTGACCACGTGCATCTCCTGGGCCGTGGGCTTCCAGCACGACGCCCAGGTGCCCCTGGACGCCGTGCGCAGCCCCGAGGCCCGGCAGGCCGTGGAAACCTTCAACGCGGCCACGGCGCGCATCGCCGAGCTGTCGGCGCAGCGCACCGGGCTGTCCGCCGCCCTGGACCAGGCCCGCCAGGCGCGCGATTTCGACGCCGCCAACGATGCCGAGCACGACATCATCAAGGTCAACCACGACATCGCCGTGGCGCGCAACGCGGCCCACGAGCAGCGCGAGGCCCTGCGGGCCATGCTCTTTGCCGGGGTGCCCGAGCCGGGCGGGCTGCTGCTCTTCCCCCGGGGCGAGGTGCCCCCCGGCGCGCAGGACGATGGCCGCACCTGGCGCCTGAAGGTCGGCAACAAGCTCCTGGACGTGACCGCGCTGACGGCCATGGGCGGCGGAGCCGTGGTCGGGGCCATCCCCAAGGGCCTGCCCGCCTTCGCCGTGCCGAGCTTCGACCTGAACGTGGTGCTGCATCTTTTGTCCTACGCGGCCATCATCTCCCTGCTGGGCTTCATGGAGGCCATCTCCATCGCCAAGGCCATGGCCGCCAAGACCGGCCAGCGCCTGGACCCCAACCAGGAGCTCATCGGCCAGGGCCTGGCCAACATCCTGGGCGCCCTGACCCGCAGCTACCCCACCTCGGGCTCGTTCTCGCGCTCGGCGGTGAACCTCCAGGCGGGCGCTGTCACCGGCCTGTCCAGCGTGGTCACCAGCGTCATGGTGGTCATCGCGCTGCTCTTCCTCACCCCGCTGCTCTACCACCTGCCGCAGTCCGTGCTG
The genomic region above belongs to Desulfocurvus vexinensis DSM 17965 and contains:
- a CDS encoding TetR/AcrR family transcriptional regulator, encoding MTKKEKILYAALRLFANKGFADTSTAELAKATGVAESTIFYHFGSKEDLLLEVLRGVRRDVVRHFEEHEGEQGYASGLEKVEGLLGFYLYLSGVMEDAFLLLHRHYPYMLARENAVCREQLEAIYNCFIEFFERAVAQGRVDGSVAEVRERKVAMVLFTMVDGLARFKTYNLYDAGALFDEMIAAARKILTSSPSARTDV
- a CDS encoding SulP family inorganic anion transporter translates to MLTRIFPFLAWFRGYGAEKFKLDTVAGVTVALVLIPQSMAYAQLAGLPPYYGLYASFLPPMLASLFGSSRQLATGPVAVVSLMTAASLEPLATAGSEGYIAYAVLLALLVGVFQLSLGVLRLGLVVNFLSHPVVNGFTNAAAIIIATSQLSKMFGVSVDSAEHHYETIVRVVQAAVHYTHWPTLALGALAFAIMFFLRRLNPRIPNVLVAVAVTTCISWAVGFQHDAQVPLDAVRSPEARQAVETFNAATARIAELSAQRTGLSAALDQARQARDFDAANDAEHDIIKVNHDIAVARNAAHEQREALRAMLFAGVPEPGGLLLFPRGEVPPGAQDDGRTWRLKVGNKLLDVTALTAMGGGAVVGAIPKGLPAFAVPSFDLNVVLHLLSYAAIISLLGFMEAISIAKAMAAKTGQRLDPNQELIGQGLANILGALTRSYPTSGSFSRSAVNLQAGAVTGLSSVVTSVMVVIALLFLTPLLYHLPQSVLAAVIMMAVIGLINASGFVHAWKAQRYDGIISVVSFVATLAFAPHLDKGIMVGVVLSLGVFLYKSMRPRVRSLALAEDSALRCAREYSLMECDYVDVVRFDGPLFFANASFLEDQITERMLRKKSLRHIVLVASGINDMDASGEESLSLLISRCRQAGVDVSLSGVNESVMEVLRRTHLLEKIGQDHIFASTEGALRAVHQGAHAQADEKRCPLTTVCYNI